A genomic region of Antennarius striatus isolate MH-2024 chromosome 4, ASM4005453v1, whole genome shotgun sequence contains the following coding sequences:
- the LOC137594253 gene encoding AT-rich interactive domain-containing protein 3B-like — protein sequence MDYSKAQMSNFPEGVSSGCPQLSPAGIKLEAVMEQLQRQQEARLEMNLQEKHLLQAQLLFAQHAAAARASGSGSRLDPTSVGKADGQAHQAPQQALSNNLSRIGRDEEDEDSAEEEQEMVEAEENHEELDEDGEEDEDCGPHQHSRKRKLQRDAGFPFHPFPTPHVAALKQMSRSPPSAKQEHEEKELPSPAALQAFTSPNGFADWGYDEPFKQRGSAIWAEESDGGKGRAEPSRDFAKLYELDNDPQRKEFLDELFVFMQKRGTPVNRIPIMAKQVLDLYKLYKLVTEKGGLVEVINKKIWREITKGLNLPTSITSAAFTLRTQYMKYLYPFECEKKGLSSPDELQAAIDSNRREGRRPSYTSSLYRYSPSPSSAPHSLLSSSTIQTTPTNHNGLSTTPSPSLKKKNDELASPVIPSRLPMAMALGQQQQQQQQLAQAATLEHLRERLERGPTGADGAEKKMMQLAEEQQRLMQQALQQNLLAIASHFNPMNVKPNNGQDIKQDLSLSISTSGSTSISVSVEFNGTTYSGVLFAQKSAAPVASQTVTQAGTSAFNALSSHSPSSSSSTSSKGPN from the exons ATGGATTACTCCAAGGCGCAAATG TCAAATTTCCCAGAGGGAGTCTCTTCTGGGTGTCCACAGCTCAGTCCTGCTGGGATCAAGTTGGAGGCAGTGAtggagcagctgcagagacaaCAAGAGGCCCGGCTGGAGATGAACCTGCAGGAGAAACATCTCCTTCAAGCCCAGCTCCTGTTTGCTCAACACGCTGCTGCAGCCAGAGCCTCCGGATCTGGATCCAGACTCGACCCGACCTCAGTGGGCAAAGCCGACGGACAGGCTCATCAGGCACCTCAACAAGCTTTGAGTAACAACCTCAGTAGAATAGGAagggatgaagaagatgaagactctgctgaggaggagcaggaaatgGTCGAGGCTGAAGAGAATCATGAGGAATTGGATGAAGATGGGGAAGAGGATGAGGACTGTGGGCCTCACCAACATTCTAGGAAGCGTAAACTCCAGCGAGATGCAGGCTTTCCCTTCCATCCTTTTCCCACCCCTCATGTGGCTGCTCTGAAGCAAATGTCCCGATCTCCTCCTTCAGCAAAGCAGGAGCATGAGGAGAAGGAGCTGCCGTCTCCTGCTGCTCTTCAAGCCTTCACATCACCCAATGGCTTCGCTGACTGGGGCTATGATGAGCCTTTTAAACAG AGAGGAAGTGCCATCTGGGCTGAGGAGAGCGAcggaggaaaaggaagagcagAACCATCGAGGGACTTTGCGAAG CTTTATGAACTGGACAACGACCCACAAAGGAAGGAGTTTCTTGATGAACTCTTTGTCTTCATGCAGAAACGGG GAACTCCTGTCAACCGTATTCCCATCATGGCAAAGCAGGTGCTGGACTTGTACAAGCTTTATAAGTTAGTAACAGAAAAGGGAGGCCTGGTGGAGGTCATTAACAAGAAGATCTGGAGGGAGATCACTAAAGGTCTGAACCTCCCCACGTCCATCACCAGCGCTGCCTTCACCCTCCGTACCCA GTATATGAAGTATCTGTATCCGTTTGAGTGTGAGAAGAAGGGCCTGAGTTCTCCAGATGAGCTGCAGGCAGCCATCGATAGTAATCGCAGAGAAGGTCGACGTCCGTCTTACACCAGCAGCCTGTACCGCTACTCCCCCTCACCCAGCTCCGCTCctcactctctcctctcctcgtcCACCATACAAACCACTCCGACCAATCACAACGGTCTGAGTACAACCCCCAGCCCAAGTCTGAAGAAAAAGAATG acGAGTTGGCGTCTCCCGTCATACCCAGCCGGTTGCCCATGGCGATGGCcctggggcagcagcagcagcagcagcagcagctggctcAAGCTGCCACGCTGGAGCACCTGAGGGAGAGGCTGGAGCGAGGACCCACAGGGGCCGATGGAGCAGAAAAGAAGATGATGCAGCTGGCTGAGGAGCAGCAGCGCCTCATGCAGCAAGCCCTCCAACAAAACCTCCTAGCCATCGCCTCACACTTCAACCCCATGAACGTCAAACCCAACAACGGACAAG ACATCAAACAGGATTTGTCACTGAGCATTTCCACCAGTGGGTCCACTAGTATTAGTGTATCTGTGGAGTTTAATGGCACCACTTATTCAG GAGTGCTTTTTGCCCAGAAGTCTGCTGCACCTGTGGCGTCGCAGACGGTAACACAAGCAGGAACAAGTGCTTTCAATGCTCTCTCATCACACAGTccgtcctcttcatcttccacctCTTCAAAAGGACCAAATTAA